A single window of Colletotrichum higginsianum IMI 349063 chromosome 8, whole genome shotgun sequence DNA harbors:
- a CDS encoding Terpene synthase metal binding domain protein, whose protein sequence is MATTTKTIANEAEAAGMATPATAEQIKVEAPGQSLEGGEMEVVDMPDLCASFMSAPVRLNPAFEEVKREADQWISDVMVGTDPKWPAVNKKANLALLSALWDADSNPYALRTINDFASCIFAFDDQFDEGPLATDLDAALDEIAKTRAILDDQGPRYSPEYYPIRYVFQTLWDRVKGSPDGYLIGKQSSDNFRQRWKWAHDVYFDAVAEQVRIKVEGRDAKLVEDEFLAVRRGTVGTSMILALLEWCAGIDLPRDIVEHPSIREAFRVVSDLLLVVNDILSYKKDVQYGVDHNLIISWKSRGFTTQESMDKAGDMLNDCFRRWYTALAELPRYGEDTDRDVCRCLDIYRNVAVASLHWSFETGRYLGKEGAEVRATRKLRLPKYMSSAGGVKIAA, encoded by the exons ATGGCCACGACGACAAAGACCATCGCaaacgaggccgaggccgcagGGATGGCTAcaccggcaacggcagaACAAATCAAGGTCGAGGCTCCTGGTCAAAGTctggagggcggcgagatgGAGGTCGTGGACATGCCCGATCTCTGCGCCTCCTTCATGTCTGCTCCCGTGAGGCTCAATCCCGCGTTTGAAGAGGTGAAGCGTGAGGCGGACCAGTGGATTTCCGA CGTCATGGTGGGAACAGACCCCAAGTGGCCGGCCGTCAACAAGAAGGCCAACCTGGCGCTGCTGTCGGCGCTGTGGGACGCCGACAGCAACCCGTACGCGCTGCGCACCATCAACGACTTCGCGTCGTGCATTTTTGCCTTTGACGACCAGTTCGACGAGGGGCCCCTGGCCACGGACCTGGACGCGGCGCTGGACGAGATCGCAAAGACGCGCGCCATCCTAGACGACCAGGGGCCGCGCTACTCACCAGAATACTACCCGATCCGCTACGTCTTCCAGACGCTCTGGGACCGCGTCAAGGGCAGCCCGGACGGCTACCTGATCGGCAAGCAGTCGTCGGACAACTTCAGGCAGCGCTGGAAGTGGGCGCACGACGTCTACTTTGACGCCGTGGCCGAGCAGGTGCGGatcaaggtcgagggccgcgacgccaagctggtcgaggacgagttcCTGGCCGTGCGGCGGGGCACCGTCGGCACGTCCATGATCCTGGCGCTGCTCGAATGGTgcgccggcatcgacctGCCGCGCGACATTGTCGAGCACCCGTCGATCCGCGAGGCCTTCCGCGTCGTCAGCGACCTGCTGCTCGTCGTGAACGACATACTGTCGTACAAGAAGGACGTCCAGtacggcgtcgaccacaaCCTCATCATCTCGTGGAAGTCGCGCGGCTTCACGACGCAGGAGAGCATggacaaggccggcgacaTGCTCAACGACTGCTTCCGCCGCTGGTACacggccctcgccgagctgcccCGCTACGGCGAGGACACGGACCGCGACGTCTGCCGCTGCCTCGACATCTACCgcaacgtcgccgtcgcctcgctgCACTGGAGCTTCGAGACGGGCCGCTACCTGGGCAaggagggcgccgaggtccgGGCGACGCGGAAGCTGCGCTTGCCCAAGTACATGTCGTCGGCGGGAGGTGTCAAGATTGCGGCCTAG